A DNA window from Drosophila pseudoobscura strain MV-25-SWS-2005 chromosome 2, UCI_Dpse_MV25, whole genome shotgun sequence contains the following coding sequences:
- the LOC4802162 gene encoding RNA-binding protein FUS isoform X4, with protein MEGAQVSSPSVGGPRGGGFRGRGGGAPMRGGFDRGRGRGGRGHFMGGMRGGMGGGPPGMQGMMPGPPRGMRGPRGGMGYQGRGGFQPRGGAPMGMRGGRPPMYQQRADNNKTVSPVPTTAAPGEAQVGEAAGEQETTDSQAAAPASVSNNSHSSSAPGSNGGGGGGGGPPPYLGRGRGRGGLFSGRGRGGGYNPHMNGSGGGGGMYGGPHSHHSNSMGGGPGGDHGQMPRRGAPRGRGGYNQALKRGAPGGPGPKRGRYEGGPYGQRPMTPKYHNSQQHMGGGGGGMASQSSYGSAPSHHSSAQSHHGGYQTHDQTQQVDPYAQSSYSTSTSQQGYNGYGQSSSSYAAHTSQTSAPASSSYATHAAEYDQSQYQSYNSTGYAAQQDTRYPSYSQDYSQQYGSTAVDYNATGQTDYSQHGQQSAAGYDERAYAGYDSQAYSQNYSNAAAYY; from the exons ATGGAAGGAGCCCAAGTATCTTCTCCGTCGGTCGGTGGCCCACGTGGTGGGGGCTTTCGGGGACGCGGAGGAGGTGCTCCCATGCGCGGCGGATTCGACCGTGGTCGTGGGCGCGGTGGTCGCGGTCACTTTATGGGTGGCATGCGCGGCGGAATGGGCGGAGGACCGCCGGGAATGCAGGGAATGATGCCGGGTCCTCCACGCGGCATGCGTGGACCCAGAGGTGGGATGGGCTACCAAGGACGCGGCGGTTTCCAGCCCCGCGGCGGCGCTCCAATGGGTATGCGAGGCGGACGTCCGCCCATGTACCAACAAC GTGCCGACAACAACAAGACGGTGTCGCCCGTGCCCACAACAGCGGCGCCTGGCGAGGCACAGGTCGGCGAAGCCGCCGGAGAGCAGGAGACCACAGATTCCCAGGCCGCGGCGCCAGCATCTGTGTCCAACAACTCACATAGCAGCAGTGCTCCAGGCAGCAAtggtggtggaggagggggaggcggACCTCCCCCATACCTGGGACGCGGTCGTGGACGTGGCGGTCTTTTCAGTGGACGCGGTCGCGGCGGTGGTTACAATCCCCATATGAATGGCagtggaggcggcggcggcatgtACGGTGGTCCGCATTCCCATCACAGCAACTCCATGGGCGGCGGTCCTGGGGGCGATCACGGACAAATGCCACGACGTGGCGCACCCCGTGGCCGAGGCGGGTACAATCAAG CTCTCAAACGCGGCGCACCTGGTGGTCCTGGTCCAAAGCGTGGACGCTATGAGGGTGGTCCTTACGGCCAGCGACCCATGACACCCAAGTATCATAACTCTCAACAGCAcatgggcggcggcggtggcggcatgGCATCGCAGTCATCCTACGGCTCGGCCCCCAGCCATCATTCATCTGCTCAAAG CCACCATGGCGGCTATCAGACCCACGACCAGACACAGCAGGTCGATCCGTATGCGCAGAGCAGCTATAGCACATCGACCTCGCAGCAGGGCTACAATGGCTACggccagagcagcagcagctatgCAGCGCACACATCTCAAACAAGTGcgccggccagcagcagctatGCCACCCATGCCGCCGAGTACGATCAGAGCCAGTATCAGAGCTACAA CTCGACGGGCTATGCCGCACAGCAGGATACACGCTATCCGTCGTACAGCCAAGACTACAGCCAGCAGTACGGATCAACGGCTGTGGATTATAATGCGACTGGCCAGACGGACTACAGCCAGCATGGACAGCAGAGCGCCGCTGGCTACGATGAGCGAGCCTATGCAGGCTATG ACTCGCAGGCCTATTCGCAGAACTATTCGAATGCCGCCGCTTACTACTAG
- the LOC4802162 gene encoding RNA-binding protein FUS isoform X3, whose translation MEGAQVSSPSVGGPRGGGFRGRGGGAPMRGGFDRGRGRGGRGHFMGGMRGGMGGGPPGMQGMMPGPPRGMRGPRGGMGYQGRGGFQPRGGAPMGMRGGRPPMYQQPPKQHTGADNNKTVSPVPTTAAPGEAQVGEAAGEQETTDSQAAAPASVSNNSHSSSAPGSNGGGGGGGGPPPYLGRGRGRGGLFSGRGRGGGYNPHMNGSGGGGGMYGGPHSHHSNSMGGGPGGDHGQMPRRGAPRGRGGYNQALKRGAPGGPGPKRGRYEGGPYGQRPMTPKYHNSQQHMGGGGGGMASQSSYGSAPSHHSSAQSHHGGYQTHDQTQQVDPYAQSSYSTSTSQQGYNGYGQSSSSYAAHTSQTSAPASSSYATHAAEYDQSQYQSYNSTGYAAQQDTRYPSYSQDYSQQYGSTAVDYNATGQTDYSQHGQQSAAGYDERAYAGYDSQAYSQNYSNAAAYY comes from the exons ATGGAAGGAGCCCAAGTATCTTCTCCGTCGGTCGGTGGCCCACGTGGTGGGGGCTTTCGGGGACGCGGAGGAGGTGCTCCCATGCGCGGCGGATTCGACCGTGGTCGTGGGCGCGGTGGTCGCGGTCACTTTATGGGTGGCATGCGCGGCGGAATGGGCGGAGGACCGCCGGGAATGCAGGGAATGATGCCGGGTCCTCCACGCGGCATGCGTGGACCCAGAGGTGGGATGGGCTACCAAGGACGCGGCGGTTTCCAGCCCCGCGGCGGCGCTCCAATGGGTATGCGAGGCGGACGTCCGCCCATGTACCAACAAC CTCCCAAACAACACACAGGTGCCGACAACAACAAGACGGTGTCGCCCGTGCCCACAACAGCGGCGCCTGGCGAGGCACAGGTCGGCGAAGCCGCCGGAGAGCAGGAGACCACAGATTCCCAGGCCGCGGCGCCAGCATCTGTGTCCAACAACTCACATAGCAGCAGTGCTCCAGGCAGCAAtggtggtggaggagggggaggcggACCTCCCCCATACCTGGGACGCGGTCGTGGACGTGGCGGTCTTTTCAGTGGACGCGGTCGCGGCGGTGGTTACAATCCCCATATGAATGGCagtggaggcggcggcggcatgtACGGTGGTCCGCATTCCCATCACAGCAACTCCATGGGCGGCGGTCCTGGGGGCGATCACGGACAAATGCCACGACGTGGCGCACCCCGTGGCCGAGGCGGGTACAATCAAG CTCTCAAACGCGGCGCACCTGGTGGTCCTGGTCCAAAGCGTGGACGCTATGAGGGTGGTCCTTACGGCCAGCGACCCATGACACCCAAGTATCATAACTCTCAACAGCAcatgggcggcggcggtggcggcatgGCATCGCAGTCATCCTACGGCTCGGCCCCCAGCCATCATTCATCTGCTCAAAG CCACCATGGCGGCTATCAGACCCACGACCAGACACAGCAGGTCGATCCGTATGCGCAGAGCAGCTATAGCACATCGACCTCGCAGCAGGGCTACAATGGCTACggccagagcagcagcagctatgCAGCGCACACATCTCAAACAAGTGcgccggccagcagcagctatGCCACCCATGCCGCCGAGTACGATCAGAGCCAGTATCAGAGCTACAA CTCGACGGGCTATGCCGCACAGCAGGATACACGCTATCCGTCGTACAGCCAAGACTACAGCCAGCAGTACGGATCAACGGCTGTGGATTATAATGCGACTGGCCAGACGGACTACAGCCAGCATGGACAGCAGAGCGCCGCTGGCTACGATGAGCGAGCCTATGCAGGCTATG ACTCGCAGGCCTATTCGCAGAACTATTCGAATGCCGCCGCTTACTACTAG
- the LOC4802162 gene encoding RNA-binding protein FUS isoform X1, translated as MEGAQVSSPSVGGPRGGGFRGRGGGAPMRGGFDRGRGRGGRGHFMGGMRGGMGGGPPGMQGMMPGPPRGMRGPRGGMGYQGRGGFQPRGGAPMGMRGGRPPMYQQPPKQHTGADNNKTVSPVPTTAAPGEAQVGEAAGEQETTDSQAAAPASVSNNSHSSSAPGSNGGGGGGGGPPPYLGRGRGRGGLFSGRGRGGGYNPHMNGSGGGGGMYGGPHSHHSNSMGGGPGGDHGQMPRRGAPRGRGGYNQGMSRPPMHHHQAHNPNTQIAPVPALKRGAPGGPGPKRGRYEGGPYGQRPMTPKYHNSQQHMGGGGGGMASQSSYGSAPSHHSSAQSHHGGYQTHDQTQQVDPYAQSSYSTSTSQQGYNGYGQSSSSYAAHTSQTSAPASSSYATHAAEYDQSQYQSYNSTGYAAQQDTRYPSYSQDYSQQYGSTAVDYNATGQTDYSQHGQQSAAGYDERAYAGYDSQAYSQNYSNAAAYY; from the exons ATGGAAGGAGCCCAAGTATCTTCTCCGTCGGTCGGTGGCCCACGTGGTGGGGGCTTTCGGGGACGCGGAGGAGGTGCTCCCATGCGCGGCGGATTCGACCGTGGTCGTGGGCGCGGTGGTCGCGGTCACTTTATGGGTGGCATGCGCGGCGGAATGGGCGGAGGACCGCCGGGAATGCAGGGAATGATGCCGGGTCCTCCACGCGGCATGCGTGGACCCAGAGGTGGGATGGGCTACCAAGGACGCGGCGGTTTCCAGCCCCGCGGCGGCGCTCCAATGGGTATGCGAGGCGGACGTCCGCCCATGTACCAACAAC CTCCCAAACAACACACAGGTGCCGACAACAACAAGACGGTGTCGCCCGTGCCCACAACAGCGGCGCCTGGCGAGGCACAGGTCGGCGAAGCCGCCGGAGAGCAGGAGACCACAGATTCCCAGGCCGCGGCGCCAGCATCTGTGTCCAACAACTCACATAGCAGCAGTGCTCCAGGCAGCAAtggtggtggaggagggggaggcggACCTCCCCCATACCTGGGACGCGGTCGTGGACGTGGCGGTCTTTTCAGTGGACGCGGTCGCGGCGGTGGTTACAATCCCCATATGAATGGCagtggaggcggcggcggcatgtACGGTGGTCCGCATTCCCATCACAGCAACTCCATGGGCGGCGGTCCTGGGGGCGATCACGGACAAATGCCACGACGTGGCGCACCCCGTGGCCGAGGCGGGTACAATCAAGGTATGAGTCGGCCACCCATGCATCACCATCAGGCACATAATCCCAATACACAAATTGCACCGGTACCAGCTCTCAAACGCGGCGCACCTGGTGGTCCTGGTCCAAAGCGTGGACGCTATGAGGGTGGTCCTTACGGCCAGCGACCCATGACACCCAAGTATCATAACTCTCAACAGCAcatgggcggcggcggtggcggcatgGCATCGCAGTCATCCTACGGCTCGGCCCCCAGCCATCATTCATCTGCTCAAAG CCACCATGGCGGCTATCAGACCCACGACCAGACACAGCAGGTCGATCCGTATGCGCAGAGCAGCTATAGCACATCGACCTCGCAGCAGGGCTACAATGGCTACggccagagcagcagcagctatgCAGCGCACACATCTCAAACAAGTGcgccggccagcagcagctatGCCACCCATGCCGCCGAGTACGATCAGAGCCAGTATCAGAGCTACAA CTCGACGGGCTATGCCGCACAGCAGGATACACGCTATCCGTCGTACAGCCAAGACTACAGCCAGCAGTACGGATCAACGGCTGTGGATTATAATGCGACTGGCCAGACGGACTACAGCCAGCATGGACAGCAGAGCGCCGCTGGCTACGATGAGCGAGCCTATGCAGGCTATG ACTCGCAGGCCTATTCGCAGAACTATTCGAATGCCGCCGCTTACTACTAG
- the LOC4802162 gene encoding RNA-binding protein FUS isoform X2, whose translation MEGAQVSSPSVGGPRGGGFRGRGGGAPMRGGFDRGRGRGGRGHFMGGMRGGMGGGPPGMQGMMPGPPRGMRGPRGGMGYQGRGGFQPRGGAPMGMRGGRPPMYQQRADNNKTVSPVPTTAAPGEAQVGEAAGEQETTDSQAAAPASVSNNSHSSSAPGSNGGGGGGGGPPPYLGRGRGRGGLFSGRGRGGGYNPHMNGSGGGGGMYGGPHSHHSNSMGGGPGGDHGQMPRRGAPRGRGGYNQGMSRPPMHHHQAHNPNTQIAPVPALKRGAPGGPGPKRGRYEGGPYGQRPMTPKYHNSQQHMGGGGGGMASQSSYGSAPSHHSSAQSHHGGYQTHDQTQQVDPYAQSSYSTSTSQQGYNGYGQSSSSYAAHTSQTSAPASSSYATHAAEYDQSQYQSYNSTGYAAQQDTRYPSYSQDYSQQYGSTAVDYNATGQTDYSQHGQQSAAGYDERAYAGYDSQAYSQNYSNAAAYY comes from the exons ATGGAAGGAGCCCAAGTATCTTCTCCGTCGGTCGGTGGCCCACGTGGTGGGGGCTTTCGGGGACGCGGAGGAGGTGCTCCCATGCGCGGCGGATTCGACCGTGGTCGTGGGCGCGGTGGTCGCGGTCACTTTATGGGTGGCATGCGCGGCGGAATGGGCGGAGGACCGCCGGGAATGCAGGGAATGATGCCGGGTCCTCCACGCGGCATGCGTGGACCCAGAGGTGGGATGGGCTACCAAGGACGCGGCGGTTTCCAGCCCCGCGGCGGCGCTCCAATGGGTATGCGAGGCGGACGTCCGCCCATGTACCAACAAC GTGCCGACAACAACAAGACGGTGTCGCCCGTGCCCACAACAGCGGCGCCTGGCGAGGCACAGGTCGGCGAAGCCGCCGGAGAGCAGGAGACCACAGATTCCCAGGCCGCGGCGCCAGCATCTGTGTCCAACAACTCACATAGCAGCAGTGCTCCAGGCAGCAAtggtggtggaggagggggaggcggACCTCCCCCATACCTGGGACGCGGTCGTGGACGTGGCGGTCTTTTCAGTGGACGCGGTCGCGGCGGTGGTTACAATCCCCATATGAATGGCagtggaggcggcggcggcatgtACGGTGGTCCGCATTCCCATCACAGCAACTCCATGGGCGGCGGTCCTGGGGGCGATCACGGACAAATGCCACGACGTGGCGCACCCCGTGGCCGAGGCGGGTACAATCAAGGTATGAGTCGGCCACCCATGCATCACCATCAGGCACATAATCCCAATACACAAATTGCACCGGTACCAGCTCTCAAACGCGGCGCACCTGGTGGTCCTGGTCCAAAGCGTGGACGCTATGAGGGTGGTCCTTACGGCCAGCGACCCATGACACCCAAGTATCATAACTCTCAACAGCAcatgggcggcggcggtggcggcatgGCATCGCAGTCATCCTACGGCTCGGCCCCCAGCCATCATTCATCTGCTCAAAG CCACCATGGCGGCTATCAGACCCACGACCAGACACAGCAGGTCGATCCGTATGCGCAGAGCAGCTATAGCACATCGACCTCGCAGCAGGGCTACAATGGCTACggccagagcagcagcagctatgCAGCGCACACATCTCAAACAAGTGcgccggccagcagcagctatGCCACCCATGCCGCCGAGTACGATCAGAGCCAGTATCAGAGCTACAA CTCGACGGGCTATGCCGCACAGCAGGATACACGCTATCCGTCGTACAGCCAAGACTACAGCCAGCAGTACGGATCAACGGCTGTGGATTATAATGCGACTGGCCAGACGGACTACAGCCAGCATGGACAGCAGAGCGCCGCTGGCTACGATGAGCGAGCCTATGCAGGCTATG ACTCGCAGGCCTATTCGCAGAACTATTCGAATGCCGCCGCTTACTACTAG
- the Ms gene encoding dromyosuppressin: MSFAQFFVACCLAIVLAAVANTQAATQGPPLCQAGIVQEMPQHIQKVCMALENSDQLTSALKSYINNEASALVANSDDLLKNYNKRTDVDHVFLRFGKRR; encoded by the exons ATGTCCTTCGCACAGTTCTTCGtcgcctgctgcctggccaTTGTCCTGGCGGCCGTGGCCAACACCCAAGCAGCCACCCAGGGCCCGCCCCTGTGCCAGGCTGGCATTGTGCAGGAGATGCCCCAGCACATCCAGAAGGTGTGCATGGCTCTGGAGAACTCGGACCAGCTGACGTCGGCCCTCAAGTCCTACATAAACAACGAGGCCTCGG CTCTGGTGGCGAACTCAGACGATCTGCTGAAGAACTACAATAAACGTACGGATGTCGATCACGTGTTCCTGCGTTTTGGCAAGCGTCGTTAG